The DNA region CCAGTCTTGGTCTTGCCAAGTTGGACTGCgtagatacaaaaaaaaaaaaaaaaaaaaaaaagagcaaatgcaAGGAAAGAAGAGGATGAGAACCTTGTCCATCACTTAGCACAAACGCCAGTTACACGACCCCAGAAGGAAGGCGCAAGACCAGCTGTCCTCCGAAAACACTGCAATACATTCACAAAATGAGAAGACTGGTCAATAGAGCATTGTGAAAAGCAAGGCAGGCATGGATGCCGGTAGTCAAGGAACAGATAGAATGTGAAGCTTATTTAACCTTTTAACATAGTAGTAACAGAAGTCTGCTAAGATGAAGGTTTGAACAATTTCAGAGATAAGAACCATAGAAGGCCATAGACCGTGACCCAATGCTACAAGCAGATGGCCACGACTGTCCAAAACCTGTCGTCGGGCCAAGAGAAACTCATAAGGTTAGTAGAATTGAATAGAATGCATGCAAAAATGGATTAAAAAGAATGATGATATCCCTCAATCACAATTGTAAACTTAAGCTAATGAACAAACTCCTCCTACATGAAACTTGTCCAGCAGATTTAACatccttttatcaattttatACAATGTACCATAGTCAGTACTTGGTGCGCAACCTGATTTTGTGCCCAACTACGGGAAGTGTCCCGTAGAAAGGTAACATAAGGCACATAAGAAATAGGACAAAACAATGATTAAACAAAGCACCGTACGAGCTCTCATTTTTTTCTTCAACTAGAAGACTATTCAAAACCATGTTAGTTCTAGAACGGTAAAAGGCTTCTACCAAATAGATACTGCACCTACACCAAATATGAAGGAGCAAATAACTTGTCAATGATAATTTATGTGATATGTCTCATCAGAATTTTGCAAATCAAACCTGGAGAACCCAATGAGCACAGCTTAAGAACCTTGCAATACCCAATGCAAATACATAGTGAGCTGTGAATGGTTCAACTATCTGTAGACAATATAACAAGTAGGTTGTCAAACTTGCAAAAACGTCATACCCAAACTCCCGAGCCAGAACAAAAATTTTAAGAAAGCAAATCTGCATGTGCATCAACAATGACCAGTAATTATACCTTAGTGTTTTGCATGACACGAAGTTGAGGTAGCACGGAAACTGCTTCCAAGTAAACACAGAAAGCCCAGAAGATTCTGTTGATGAAGTGATGTGATGTTGATGGGTGAATTAGTAAGGCTAAGGCAGCACAAGGGATCGCCTGCACAAAAGTGTACATTAAAATTACTTCTTAAGGATAAGCCAGAGAAAATCTCTCTGCAGCATACGTCGAAAAGAGCATGCAACCAAGATCTACAAACTAAAAGAGAGGACGATGAAAAAACCAAGTGACTTGTACGGATCAAAGATATTTGAATTTCCCAAATGCCTATAAAACTAAGAGAGCCTCATTTGAGTGGCTCGGAGTCTAGTCAGAATTCAAAGACAGTTATATTCCAATAAAAAAATCTAGTCATGAATTCTAAAGATATATGGAATTGAAGGGAAGCTTCTACAGTTGtcctaacaaaaaaaaaaatgggggggggggggggaagcttTTGAATTAAGACGAGATAGAGGTTTCTAGTCATTTTGCTCACATACCattaataaaagtaataaaatgttCTCCAATTTCCAAATATTTGAGATCTTCTTTTAATAAAAGCCAAATATTTGGGATCACTTTTTTGTTCAGGATAAAGCCAAAAATATGAGATTACTTCTAGTTGGAGTCTGATATAACTTGACGTAAATTATACATCATAGAAAAGTGAGAATGAAACTCCTTTCCTTTAACCTTCAGATCTACTCAAATGCATTCTACTAAATTGAACAAACTTCATCATCTTACAAACCCGCTTTAGTACAAATCACAAGAAAACTTAATCCTATGGAGTTTTCGAGAGTTATCAGTGCAAATGGATCTTTTCTAATCAAATTCCATGTTATCTCTGTCTTTTTCATTTGTCAGCTACCTATTAAAAATTGTAACAGAATGCTCATTATCATTCAAACAATCACATATGACAAAGAAAGACGATTGAGCTACACCTACAGTCCAGCTCTCCCTAAATCACTCGCACAGCCAAAACCGGGAGGTGGTAGCTATATGTATCAAAGACCATCACATAAGTGTATGAACTACCAAAGAAAAAACTTCTCAAATCTACTCCCTAGTCTAGACCCTGTATGAAGCACATATATAAGTGAAGCTGTTTGAAGACTTACCACATAATAAATTGCACAATTGTCTTTGTCCTCCATGTAACTTGATTTAAGATTAAAACGGATCATATATATAACCCACAAGGTTGTAGCCAATGTAGCTAAATCAAGGAAGGTGTGTATATCATATTCCATGACGAAACTACAATACAGTCTAACAGCCAAAAATATAGCTGTGAGCTCCTGGGATTTGAGTGAAAGCCCTGCAATAGTATGAAATGAGAATTACGAATGATCAGTGGCACATAAAAGACAAACAAAACTGACAACGCAATTAAAAAAACCCAGGATGGGATTGACTCAGAATAAAATTGAGAAATAGATTCCTATGTTTAAGAAGAAAATTTCCGGTTTCTACTACTATAACTAACAGATCACAAAAGAGTACCAAACAATATCATTAAAATTGACAAAATGCTTAAATATTGTCTTGTGTGCACAAGGACACATGACTCCAAAGAGGCTGTCATTTTCTATCAACAATGCAGCACCACCGCCTTGCATAACCCACCTCAATAGCACATACATACTTTTCAACATGCATGAATAATAGAAAAAAAGTAAAGAGGATAGCAAACACAGAAATCGTGAGGAAAATAAACTTTGGCATTTGTGGAAGTTATTTTGAacgaaaaacatgaaaagataCTCACTATCGATTTCGCAATGCATCATATTGGGGCTATATCCAGAGGCCAAATTTAGCCCCCCCTAGAAGATTGACTATGAATTGGTTCAGACAAGATTGTTGTGCCTAATGTAGAAAATTCACATACTTGAGTTCAGCCTTCCAAGAAAATGAAATGGAATTCAAATAATATGGTTGAATAGATGAGTGTTACAAGAGCTTTATGGGATAGGAAGAGACCTAAGCAAAAATTATAGAACGGCACGATCAATGTTATATGGGAACAAATGTTATGTTTCTAAGGCCTATCCACATAATAAATGTTTTAGAAATGTTGAAGTTAAGATTGACGAACCATTAAAAAAGATTGTTAAAGGCTATAACTAATCATATTCGGCAAGGATGCAAATAGCATGGCAATGATAAAATGCAAAAAAGTTCGACTAAGATTATTTGGTCATGTTCTATGTACACATCCTTTTTTTTATGAAGTGTcctatgttttttttaataaggaTGAAGTGTCCTATGTAAACATCCTCATGCACCAGTTCTTAGGGTGGACACTCTGACAATTAAAAGTGAAATAACGAATTAGGCCTAAAATCTAGTGGAGAGAAATGTCTCAAAAGGCACATAATCAAAATCAATGCAGATTAAACTAAAAACATAATATAACGGAACCAAATATCCATAAAGGAAATCCCACTAATTGAGATTAGGGCTTAATATTGTTGTTATTCTTACACCGATCTGGTCTTTTATTCTGGTAATACACTTGCATTGTCGTGTAGGGATAACAGATAAGTATGAGACCTAGAGAACCTCTAGTTTTTTTGAGAACTCATAATTTTCCTtaacatataaattttattattgGAGCGAAGCAAgcagaggattcatatagccaagCCCAACTAGCTTGGTTTGAGGAATAGTTAATTGATTGATTGATATCCAGAGGTGTGTGTAATTAGATAAAGAAGCTGAAGGGAAGTGAACACCATAAAGGTACTTGTGCTTCtttagaaaaaaaattgaaagacaATTGCTTCAGGAATCTCAACCTATGATGTCGGCACTACCAAAGATACAGAAAGCAAATGTTTGACCTCCTCTTCACCTGCACTGTGttgatttaaaaaggataaaggGGACACAATTTTCTGAGAAGAACAAACCCATCATTTCCGgacctcctattctgataagcaCGAGACGCCATATAGCCAGTGCACTGGCCATTGAGGTAGCTGAAGTAAAAAAAGGGTCTCCAATACTCCTTATGGAGTGAAGTATGTTTTCATATAAATGCAAATGATTCATGACTTATGTAGCTACTTAATCTAACCTCCAAAGATGGTCGATGGCCCATAAATTAAGAAAAGACACAAAAAGGCAAAAGATAATAAAGGTATAGTATAGGACAGAAAACTTTTTTTGCATAGTCCAACTATGAAGCTGGTACCATAATCAGTCACATTCATAACATTAAAACGTCAGTAAAATTATTATTGTCCAATCAACTAGAACCCTCTCTCTTTACCACGACGGCCATAACATAGGACTAAAATTAACAAGATCCACCCATCCCCAATCCCAAACTCTTCAAAATTATAACAGCCTATAAATTAACTAGCTAACATAAGCAAAACATAACTATACTCTGCAATTAACAAGTCATAAGGTGAATATGGCCCATTGTAGGATTAAACAAGAAAAAAATGTACCTATTTATTCCATTAACTTTCAATGCAAACCAAGAAAATTGAACCCCTAAAATTCAGCAATAGTCATAAACCTCAACTCTAATCATCTAAAATTACATTAAACAAATTTCTAAAACACTATAAAATTAGTGTCTTTGTCCAAAAAGGTTCTCAATTTCAACCCAGAATCACCAATCAATAAAAGTAAACGAATCAATAAGTTATAACATCATCTAATCAAGCACCAGACAAGGAAAAATCAGATCTtttgaaattctttttttttttaaaagcaccttttttctgcttcccatgtttaacaataaataaaaaagacAACTTTTTAATATAATGGAGGGGTTGTGTTATTACCAGCACAAGTTTTCTCTTTCATGAGCTTATAGATAAGGACAGAGATTCCGATGGCGTGAACAGCCTCGGCAGCCACGAAAAGGTTGTCGTGATCGTGGACAATGGCGCGTAGCAGCACTAACGCCGCCATGCCGGCGACCACCGCCAGAAAAGCCTTCACCTTTGGCGGTTGCCGTCGAACCCATGTTGATACGGCGTGGATCGGCCTCCTCGGCGCCTTCATTCTGCTTTCTTCGTTGTgtaatttggaaaagaaaaaaatcgaCAATGGAATAAAAATTTGGAGCGTTTGTACACGTCGATGTATATACACTTTTTGTAAGTTACTTTACTTGATTGTAGTAAAGCTTATTTTAGGTTTTTACACGGATTCGGGCTAATCGGGCCGGGCTGACCCATTTACAACCCGCTTCAGTTTCGGGTCAGCCCGATACTGTAGTATTGGACGGGAGCGGGTTTCAAACGAACAGTTTTTTATACCGGTACACCGGAACCCGCTAAGTCCGTTAACGGGTTGTTAACGGGCTACAGCCCGATTCAGCCCGTTTTGTAACGTTTTTTTTTGTTGGCCAACGGCCTTTTTTTGAAGAAATGGCCATTTCGGCCTACCCTCTTAAGAAAATAGCCCCCACACCCCTAGTTtttgataaattataattttaaccttttaaaaactataaatagccccacttcttcttcatttttcctcacaattcactctcttactactctaattctctcttgatattattgattattgttcttaaattctcaattacttattattttaagtttcatcaaatatttagtttagccactacaaaattattattatcaaatatcaagtattcaagtgaagtgtggtatcaagTATCAAGTATCGatctatcaattgaagtttggtttttgatatcaaatttagtgcggcaTCCGAAATTCCGGTACACTCGTTCtatatctttctcttctttggtgtacatttattttattatttacaattattaatttaatttacataatggatATACTTAGAGCAACCAAAAAAGTGTGCACTAGTAGAGGTGGTAGtaagaaaactttcaaaagatcaagaggtggtgcttgttcttctagtagctttacacatatttctgaaagttcacgtgaaaatttaaatgtagattatgagggacttcaagaaaattatggtatagatgatgatttagatgataaTTTAGATGATATTCCATTTCCATcacctgataatcttgaaacacccTCAGCTACACCTGATAATGCTAGTTAAACTCAAAATTGAATAACATTGAttgtatcaataacattgaataagaaaaataaaatttactttaaaataaaaaataaaaaatctacggCCCGCTAACAGCCCGCTAAGCCCGAACCCGGGCGGAcaaaaaaaaatcccaaaaaagTACAGCTCGCTAACAGCCCGCAACGTTAAATGGAAGGGCTAATTTTTTTTATGTCCAgcccgtcccagcccgcccgTTAAACACCCCTAATTCGGGCATTCAATGGAATTATTTACAAGGTTTAATAGCACTTTTGGGTCCCTTAGTTATTACTCATAAATATTAGTTTTAGTATTTGTGATATTTGATAGGtatgtcaatggatatttaaaaccAACTAAATCGACCGAAACGTACCGTACCGaatcgatttttaggtttcttttaacaAAATCGTAGGTTCTTATATAAATCTACAattgtaccgataattagggtaggttttttttaatgaaaataaatcgaaaaaataccgaaccgtatcgAATAATTTTATATgtggaaaatatatttatatattaagtttaaaattaataaagcattaaatttttccttgggtcttgaaattttgaaaatggtTACAAGCCGACAAGTAATTAAAATCAAAATCATAATTCCCAAACCTATTATGTTACTCTTgctgaaactaaattattttcaacaTATTAACTAGCAAGATACAAAGTATTCtaacgattatgagtagcaaactataaTGTATTAAATATGTTTCCcttcgtatgatttagatttatctttttgaatatttaatcttctatataCTTTATTCTTAAGTCTaagcttggttaatatctttctacTCGTAtgatttatcttttctttgtctttgcttagtttcttttacgttgttgtagagtagttgatggatctatactctaacCATCTTTCATGTTTCTTAATCATCACCATTTATAGtttgtttgaccaagcttctccAAACgtagaagcattttttttttcaaaacaaattacttTTTTTTCAACGTTGaattgtttggccaagcttttggaaggaaaaaaatgtatttttgaggagaagccgaagcaattttggagaagcaaaaaaaaagtagcttcttcccaaaagtattttttgaaaatcacttttgagaaaaatacatttagaagcactttttaaaaacttggtcaaacactaattgctgctcggAAGtgctttttaaaattaattatccaAACACAAACtccttctcaccaaaagtacttctgagaaaagtacttttgagaaaaaatagttctcaaaataagttagttttagaagcttggccaaacaagctattaaaCAATAAactgtctagagagttttgctaggTCTTATAAAAGTATGTATAGTATTCTACTTTTATTAGTTacttttacatgacatttaaaaaatactgaaaattaatcgaaccgtaccgataccgaagagaaaccgacatgattagGACGGTtccgaaaagtctaattttggttatacataatagaataaccgaaaaattggtatggtacaaattttataaaataaccagcCGAACCGAAAcattgacacccctaatatttGATCAAGCACgtcaaatttttaattaattgaaatgtAAACTTTTAATTCTTTTACTTGTGGATATTTATAAATTTACCATGATATTAGTTGTTCTACCACTTAATTATCTATGTGTTATATTAGTGTACTGTTACTTTACTCCATATTTGATGGTAATATAATTGTAAAAATAGTCCGAATCAAATTATTTCATGTATCCAAATcacttattttaattaattagaagttAAATATGTTGAATCATGTATCACAAGGACTAAAATCAGAATTTATCTATAGTTTAAGGGACCAAAATTGCTATTACTCCTATTTACAAAGAAATAAATTATCTACTCTAGTTTTTCTTTTCCAAGAACTAGGCAACAATATTTCAAAAGTCAAATTGAGATATTTATAACTTTTCGAAATTAGAATTAGAAAGTTAGAAGAGAACTTCATTATTTTGTTTAATGAGTTAGAATGAACTTTAAAGTTTGGTGGCCTATTAATTCCTGTTTAATCACACAAGTTTAATGAGTTGGAATGAACTTTAATGTTTGGTGGCCTATTAATTCCTGTTTAATCACACAATCTAACAAGTTTGGTGTGTTGGATTAACCAACTGTCTTATCCCAAATAAATATATTTACCTCATTGGTTAACTAGTTACTGAATATCAATtatcctttgtttttttttatttatgttttgtatttttttttgtttgtgttttttttttgaatgtgACATGAACCCCAACATGAATAGAAAATTTATTGAAACATCAAATAGTACTACGTCTCTAAATAACTCTAAATCTATCGTATATGTTATACACTAGTTACGATTAGCCCGGCTTTGCCTCGCCCATTATCacaatccaaaattcattaaaggtcaAGATGGCGCCTAATACCGCGGTCAGAAGCCAACAATAAATGAATATCCTAATTACTCATATCAgtatttgaaatcataattttctttAATTACATAATACAAAATGGGATTTACAAagtgaatgaaaatatttttcgcAACTACATTAATGAATAACCCGTAAGCACCCCCAAAACCAggtgccacaagtgcatgagcatcaactaggaagtaaaataaaatacagcatcgtagataggaaaaatataaataactctgaaggagactctgtcggctgcggatcgtaacatgaaatgcaacTCGCGGTAAGTCCCTGCATCATCCGCGCCTCCGTGCCAAAGGACCACCAGACACaaatgtacctgcacaaaaatgtgcagcaagtgtagtatgagtacgtaaatcaacgtgtacccagtaagtatccagcctaaccccggaggggtagtgacgaggggtcgacatcgacacttactagtggtccaataatatcaggtacagtaaagaggtgaACAATTATGAGGCAGcgtaaataaacaaaataaacaagtataCACACGTGGTACAATTCTCCTCTTTATAATAAATCAGAGCCCTCAATTAGCAAATTCCTCGTtgaccggagcatatatatatataatggacctcaccaaataggttagtataattcaaatcaggaaaagctcaCAGATACACTAGCTTCTTGTTATATATTATGCACAATTTCATGAggatattttataaaaatgccgaggcgtacggcccgatcccatcataatttgTGCACTGCCGatggtcgaacggcacgaactatagatacatctattaaattgccgaggcgaacggcccgctcccatgagagtgtggtacataaatcttgtcgaggtgaacgacccgatcccattagaataagaagcttaaacgggtccttgacccccactcatgaataaacgtgtgagttataattttttttaaggaaaacctttcaatgaaaatGCATGGCGCGTGAGAAATCCGTAGGAGGAACACCATTATTCTGTGGCAAAtcatgaaacttatcaaatctcTACAAATgcgagtctatcactctacacatgtctagtctcaagtcgtaaagcgaaataaaggaattaaacgagCAAGGATAACCCATATAATATAAGTATAGCacggtgtgaacctaagtctacccggacaataacatgaatctagcaaCGTACGGACTCTTGttacctcatgcgtacgtagtccccgccACAAGTAACACATATCAATTTTaacacctagggggtagtttccccctcacagagttagacatgaaACTTACTTCGCTCCAAATttccataactggctccaaaGCCCCTCTAACACCTCAACCCGATGCGCGcctctccaaaactagtcaaataatgtgcaaaccaataacaatgcactctaatactcataacaaattAATTTCGATAAATtcccaacttcgctcgaaaagtcgataaagcaaccatcaggcccacgtgcccggattccaaaaactttcgaagataaatattacccataacattacgaactcaaatatatgatttattctcaattccatgcccaaattcgtagTCAAtatccaaaaatttaaatttctagggttttcttcaaaatcccaaatttttactaatttccaaGTTTAAATCAATTCAATTACCATATTTTTAACTTGGAATAggtggaaatcacttacctcgtgATTGATGCTGGAAATAGTACTCCAAAATCACTCCAAGattggctcccatggaggaaatgaaatgaaagatgGCCAAATTCCCGTTTTAAACTTCATTGCCCAGGTCCgcccttcttcgcgattgcggaaagaccatcgcgatcgcgaaggccaaagaaACACTACCtccaatttccttcttcgcgttcacgtcaTCTTGGTCGCGTTCATGAACATTTGAGACCACCACCCTTCTCGTTCGCGTTCCACcagccgcgttcacgaaggccaaCTGCTCCATGCCCCGCTCCCTCTTCCTTCTACGCATTCGCGGCAGCtctcccgcgttcgcgtaggatgTTCCAGACCCTTTTCCGCGTTCGTGGCCCCCGTGCCGTGTTCGCGATGAACAGCTATCAGCAGCCCAAAAATCCTCCCTTCGAGatcgcgggactcccttcgcgttcatgaaggaCAACATCAGATTCAACAACAGCAGCAGTCAAAACAACCTGTattgatccgaaaccaccccaaaacacacCCAAAGCCCACGGGGCCCCGTCCAACCACACCagccagtcccataacataacacaaacttgctcgaggcctcaaatcacatcaaacaatattaaaatcatgaatcgtaccccaattcaagcttaatgaactttagaacttcaaacttttacattcgatgccgaaatctatcaaatcatgcccaattgacctcaaattttgcacacatgtcacattcgacattacggacttactctaacttccggaatcagaatccgacctcgatatcaaaaagtccactcccggtcaaatttcccaaaaccttcaaattccaacttttgccaaatgaccctaaaatgacctacggacctccaaatccacatccagaCACgttcctaagaccagaatcatcATACTAAGCTATTttcaggctcgaaatcccaaacggacatcgatagcattaaaaatacacttcaacccaaatttatgaaattcttccaaaacgccaaccttccataataggcgctgaaacgctcccggatcatccaaaacccgatccggacatacgtacaagtccataatcatcatacaaacgtgttggaaccttccaatctcgattccgaggtcgtttactcaaaaaccaaaccttagtcaattcttctattctaaagcttccgaaatgagagttttctttccaaatcaacttcgaacttcccgaaatttaattccggccacgcgcacaagtcataatacctgaagtgaaactactcaagacctcaaaccgccgaatgacgTGCTAGAGTTCAaaccgactggtcgggtcgttgcattctctcccacttaaacatacgttcgtcctcgaacatgctaagaattGCTCTGGAATTgtccgaaatcattgtttaacacctcgtacacctacccgtgctaccacaacccagttaag from Nicotiana tabacum cultivar K326 chromosome 24, ASM71507v2, whole genome shotgun sequence includes:
- the LOC107810907 gene encoding uncharacterized protein LOC107810907, which codes for MKAPRRPIHAVSTWVRRQPPKVKAFLAVVAGMAALVLLRAIVHDHDNLFVAAEAVHAIGISVLIYKLMKEKTCAGLSLKSQELTAIFLAVRLYCSFVMEYDIHTFLDLATLATTLWVIYMIRFNLKSSYMEDKDNCAIYYVAIPCAALALLIHPSTSHHFINRIFWAFCVYLEAVSVLPQLRVMQNTKIVEPFTAHYVFALGIARFLSCAHWVLQVLDSRGHLLVALGHGLWPSMVLISEIVQTFILADFCYYYVKSVFGGQLVLRLPSGVV